Proteins encoded together in one Macadamia integrifolia cultivar HAES 741 chromosome 8, SCU_Mint_v3, whole genome shotgun sequence window:
- the LOC122085717 gene encoding josephin-like protein: MEGETQIYHEKQRLQFCLLHALNNLFQEKDTFTPADLNAISDKLVLNDPNRERWTPLSVVFKPHRNAITGNYDINVLIAALEGKGKVVVWHDRRNGVSSIDLTGTEDGLMGIVLNIPVRRFGGLWRGRHWVTLRRLGDIWYNLDSDLTVPLPFNSTEELKDFLDNIISGGGEVLLVLHRKQ; encoded by the exons ATGGAAGGGGAAACGCAGATCTATCACGAGAAACAGAGATTGCAGTTCTGCCTCTTGCACGCCCTTAACAACCTCTTTCAG GAAAAGGATACATTCACTCCGGCAGATTTAAATGCCATTTCCGACAAGCTCGTCCTTAACGATCCGAACAGGGAGCGTTGGACTCCCCTCTCTGTAGTCTTCAAGCCGCACCGCAATGCAATCACTGGAAACTATGATATAAACGTACTAATTGCAGCTCTAGAGGGGAAAGGGAAGGTGGTTGTTTGGCATGATCGTCGTAATGGAGTATCTTCGATCGACCTTACTGGGACTGAAGATGGTTTAATGGGTATTGTTCTTAACATTCCGGTCAGGAGGTTTGGTGGGCTTTGGAGAGGTAGGCATTGGGTCACATTGCGAAGGTTGGGAGATATTTGGTATAACTTGGATAGTGATCTTACAGTTCCTCTTCCATTCAATAGCACGGAAGAGTTGAAGGATTTCTTGGATAACATCATTAGTGGAGGTGGGGAAGTATTGCTAGTCTTGCACCGCAAACAGTGA